The Phoenix dactylifera cultivar Barhee BC4 chromosome 15, palm_55x_up_171113_PBpolish2nd_filt_p, whole genome shotgun sequence genome contains a region encoding:
- the LOC103711534 gene encoding protein RADIALIS-like 3, producing MASGSFSRSTGSSWTPKQNKLFERALAVYDKDTPDRWQNVARAVGGKSAEEVKRHYELLVEDLKHIESGQVPFPNYNNNSSTMDEEQRLRYLKLN from the exons ATGGCATCAGGATCGTTCTCGCGCAGCACGGGCTCCTCATGGACCCCAAAGCAGAACAAGCTCTTCGAGCGAGCACTGGCGGTGTACGACAAGGACACACCGGACCGCTGGCAAAACGTTGCGCGAGCCGTCGGGGGGAAGTCCGCCGAGGAGGTGAAGCGACACTATGAGCTGCTCGTTGAGGACCTCAAGCACATCGAGTCAGGCCAGGTGCCATTCCCCAACTACAATAATAACTCCTCTACCATGGACGAGGAGCAGAG gCTGAGGTACCTCAAGCTCAACTGA